Within the Vicinamibacteria bacterium genome, the region CGCATTCGGATGGCGGCGGTAAAGGTTTTCGAGTCGCGGGTGATGTCGGGAGCTACCTCCGGACCCGGTGGCCGCGGCTCCTTTCCTTCACCCGGAAGGTAGGATGGGTCACGCATCTTCTCCCACTCCTCGAGCAGGCTCGAGTCCACCTGCCGCAGCATGTCGCGAAGGTAGAGCTCCATCTCGACCACGGCGTCGGTCTTCGAGGCGTCGGGCACCGTCTGCCTCAAGACCTTGTATACGCTTCCGAGGTGACGTAGGAGAAGCCCTTCGACGCGCTCGAGCTCGTATTCCTGAACGTAGTCCGAGAACGAGCGAAACGTCTCGAACATCTCGCGGGCGATCGATTTCGGCCGGATGTTCTCCTCCCCTACCCACGGATGCTCGTCGGCGAATTCGTTGAACGACGAGTAGATGAATTCACGAAGCGGCTTGGGGTATTCGAGCCGGTCGAGCTCTTCCATGCGTTCGTCGTAATCGAGCCCGGCAGCCTTCATCTCCGCCACCGCCTTCGCCTTGAGCTTGTCGAGCTGGCGCCGCAGGATGAGGTCGGGATTCTCGAGGATGCTCTCGACCAGCGTGAGCAAATCGAGGGCGTGCGTCTCCGAATCCGGATCGAGGAGCGGAATCGTCTCGATGAGGTAGAGCGAGAGCGTCTGATCCATCGAAAAGTCTTCCTGAAGCTCCACGTTGACTCGCAGGCGTGAGCCCTCGGCGGTTCGCGGAACGATCTCGACGATGCCGCGGGCAAGAAGCGACCGGAAGAGTTGCCACCCCCGCGCGAAATGGGCTGGTTTCGACCCCTCAGGATCGTGGCTTTCGCGGATGAGTCGCTGCATCGCACGGCAGCCGTCACCGGGCCGGGAGAGGACATTCAGAAGCATTGCGTGCGACACGGCGAACCGTGAGCTCAGACGCTCCGGCGGC harbors:
- a CDS encoding DUF3516 domain-containing protein is translated as SFTSLKVTSREEKNALAAGIEGFRFTSPYGPRVRKWLKHGIGVHHAGLLPKYRVLVEKLAQRGLLKVICGTDTLGVGINVPIRTVLFTRLCKFDGEKTAVLSARDFHQIAGRAGRKGFDERGFVVAQAPEHVIENLKLEEKAKGGKKVVKRKPPEHNFANWDRQTFERLVAAPPERLSSRFAVSHAMLLNVLSRPGDGCRAMQRLIRESHDPEGSKPAHFARGWQLFRSLLARGIVEIVPRTAEGSRLRVNVELQEDFSMDQTLSLYLIETIPLLDPDSETHALDLLTLVESILENPDLILRRQLDKLKAKAVAEMKAAGLDYDERMEELDRLEYPKPLREFIYSSFNEFADEHPWVGEENIRPKSIAREMFETFRSFSDYVQEYELERVEGLLLRHLGSVYKVLRQTVPDASKTDAVVEMELYLRDMLRQVDSSLLEEWEKMRDPSYLPGEGKEPRPPGPEVAPDITRDSKTFTAAIRMRVFTFLRAWSIGDDAAALDAIDLLEDRNGETWTLDRLSAAREAFRVEHVDLRLDPEARNLRHTHVLPADDRRTWLVQQMLVDVQELNDWVAELEVDLDASREAGEPALRLQRLESLV